Sequence from the Deltaproteobacteria bacterium genome:
TACAACCCGACTCTTGAACAACCGAGACAAACCGCTCCATGTCTTCATAGCGGTCGATGTCATCAATCCCGATGCGGTGTTTCACTGTCACCGGTACAGAAACAGATGCTCGCATCGCCTCAACACAACGTGCAACTTGGTCCGGACGAGCCATCAATGCCGCACCGAAATTCCCATTTTGAACTCGGTCACTGGGACATCCCACATTGAGATTAATTTCGTCATAGCCCCACTCTTCCACACCTATGCGAGCAGCCTGAGCGAGTTCAGCAGGGTTGTCACCACCGAGCTGCAAAGAGATAGGATGTTCAGATTCAGAGAAGCCCAGCAGCTTTTCACGCTTACCAAATATAATCGCTCGGCTCGTTACCATCTCCGTGTAGAGAAGTGTCTCTTTCGTAATAAAACGCATCATATGCCGGTAATGACGGTCTGTTCGTTTCATCATCGGCGCCACACTCAAAGGGTGCTCGAAGCGAGTTGCGTGCTCACTCTTATTTGCTTCTTTATCGGTCATAGGTTCCATCAGAAAGTCTCGGTCTACCGGGCTCAGCTGCCCGCATCGTCCTTGTAAGCCTCAACCGGGGTCGCTGCGAAAGCTGCCTCATTAAAGCGCCATAACCAGTGCCCAAAACAGCCGCCGGCTATCACCGCCATCGCGGGCCAAAGCACAACATCGTTTAGAAAGCTTCCAGAACCCTGGGAATATTGCCAGAGCTTGTAAGAAAAGACGGGTCCGC
This genomic interval carries:
- the dusA gene encoding tRNA dihydrouridine(20/20a) synthase DusA — its product is MEPMTDKEANKSEHATRFEHPLSVAPMMKRTDRHYRHMMRFITKETLLYTEMVTSRAIIFGKREKLLGFSESEHPISLQLGGDNPAELAQAARIGVEEWGYDEINLNVGCPSDRVQNGNFGAALMARPDQVARCVEAMRASVSVPVTVKHRIGIDDIDRYEDMERFVSVVQESGCKRFTVHARKAWLEGLNPKQNREIPPLRYAEVYRLKEEFDHLIVEINGGIKTLEDMQTHLKHVDAVMVGRAAYDNPYLFSKVDGLFYGKPDLGLSRHQIVEAMYPYIEDWLAKGGRLNQVTRHMMNLFVGRTKGKFWRRYLTVEAPKDGAGIEVLRDALAQVPDLQETRAA